A DNA window from Porphyromonas gingivalis ATCC 33277 contains the following coding sequences:
- a CDS encoding fumarate reductase/succinate dehydrogenase flavoprotein subunit, with the protein MATINSKIPAGPLKDKWTNYKDHQKLVNPANKRRLDIIVVGTGLAGASAAASFGEMGFNVLNFCIQDSPRRAHSIAAQGGINAAKNYQNDGDSVYRLFYDTIKGGDYRAREANVYRLAEVSNAIIDQCVAQGVPFAREYGGLLDNRSFGGAQVSRTFYARGQTGQQLLLGAYSALSRQVGLGKVKLYTRYEMLDVVLIDGRARGILARNLVTGKIERFAAHAVVIATGGYGNAFFLSTNAMASNGSAAWQCYKKGAFFANPCMAQIHPTCIPVHGDYQSKLTLMSESLRNDGRIWVPKDIEDAGRLQRGEIKGKDIPEEKRDYYLERRYPAFGNLVPRDVASRAAKERCDAGYGVNNTGLAVFLDFGDAIKRLGRDVVEQKYGNLFQMYEKIADENPYETPMMIYPAIHYTMGGLWVDYELMTTIPGLFAIGEANFSDHGANRLGASALMQGLADGYFVIPYTMQNYLADQIQVPRFSTDRPEFEAAEKELQDRITRIMNVKGNKSVDDLHKELGHIMWDNVGMGRDKAGLEKAIVKLDELKKEFWSNVYVPGEANDLNVELEKALRLADFIEIGTLMAHDAMDREESCGGHFRIEHQTEEGEAKRDDENFAYVSCWEYQGEDKDPIMYKEELVYEETVRAQRNYKS; encoded by the coding sequence ATGGCTACAATAAATTCCAAAATACCCGCCGGCCCGCTGAAAGACAAGTGGACCAACTATAAGGATCATCAGAAGCTGGTGAACCCGGCCAACAAACGTCGTCTGGATATTATCGTGGTCGGTACCGGCCTGGCCGGTGCTTCGGCTGCTGCTTCTTTCGGCGAGATGGGCTTCAATGTGCTTAACTTCTGCATACAGGATTCTCCTCGCCGTGCGCACTCCATCGCTGCACAGGGAGGTATCAATGCCGCCAAGAACTACCAGAACGACGGCGACTCCGTTTATCGACTCTTCTACGATACGATCAAAGGAGGTGACTATCGTGCTCGCGAGGCCAACGTATATCGTCTGGCCGAAGTGTCCAATGCCATTATAGACCAGTGTGTGGCTCAGGGTGTACCCTTTGCTCGCGAATACGGTGGCCTACTGGACAACCGTTCTTTCGGTGGAGCGCAGGTATCTCGTACTTTCTATGCTCGTGGTCAGACGGGACAGCAGTTGCTCCTCGGAGCCTATTCGGCTCTCTCCCGTCAGGTCGGTTTGGGTAAGGTGAAGCTTTATACTCGCTACGAGATGCTCGACGTGGTGCTTATCGACGGTCGTGCTCGCGGTATTCTGGCTCGCAATTTGGTGACGGGCAAGATCGAACGCTTTGCAGCACATGCCGTGGTAATTGCCACGGGTGGTTATGGCAATGCCTTCTTCCTTTCTACCAATGCAATGGCATCTAACGGCTCTGCCGCATGGCAGTGCTATAAGAAAGGTGCTTTCTTCGCCAATCCATGTATGGCTCAGATCCATCCCACTTGTATTCCCGTACACGGGGACTACCAGTCCAAGCTGACACTCATGTCCGAGTCGCTCCGTAATGACGGTCGTATCTGGGTGCCTAAAGACATAGAGGATGCCGGACGTCTTCAGCGCGGTGAGATCAAAGGAAAAGACATTCCCGAAGAGAAGCGCGACTACTATCTGGAGCGTCGCTATCCGGCCTTCGGCAACCTGGTGCCTCGTGATGTGGCCAGCCGTGCTGCCAAAGAACGTTGCGATGCCGGTTATGGTGTGAACAATACGGGCCTTGCCGTATTCCTCGACTTCGGCGATGCCATCAAACGTTTGGGACGCGACGTGGTGGAGCAGAAGTACGGCAACCTCTTCCAGATGTATGAGAAGATCGCAGATGAGAATCCGTACGAAACGCCGATGATGATCTATCCGGCTATCCACTATACGATGGGTGGTCTCTGGGTGGATTACGAGCTGATGACTACCATCCCGGGCCTGTTTGCCATCGGAGAAGCCAACTTCTCTGATCACGGAGCCAACCGTCTCGGTGCTTCTGCTCTCATGCAGGGTCTGGCTGACGGTTACTTCGTTATTCCTTATACGATGCAGAACTATCTGGCCGATCAGATTCAGGTGCCGCGCTTCAGCACGGATCGTCCCGAATTCGAAGCTGCCGAGAAAGAGTTGCAAGACCGCATAACCCGTATCATGAATGTCAAAGGCAATAAGTCCGTGGACGACCTTCACAAGGAGCTGGGCCACATCATGTGGGATAATGTGGGAATGGGACGAGACAAAGCCGGTTTGGAAAAAGCCATTGTGAAGCTGGACGAGCTGAAGAAAGAGTTCTGGAGCAATGTCTATGTGCCGGGTGAAGCCAATGACCTTAACGTAGAGCTGGAGAAAGCCCTCCGATTGGCGGACTTCATCGAGATAGGTACGCTGATGGCGCACGATGCCATGGACCGCGAAGAAAGTTGTGGCGGGCATTTCCGTATCGAGCACCAGACAGAAGAGGGTGAAGCCAAACGTGACGATGAGAACTTCGCTTACGTTTCCTGTTGGGAATATCAGGGAGAAGACAAGGATCCGATCATGTACAAGGAAGAACTGGTATATGAAGAGACTGTCCGTGCACAACGTAACTACAAGAGCTAA
- a CDS encoding OadG family transporter subunit has translation MNISRFSHILLTLFVIASGQLFAQQAAQLRLNEVMTLNVHNYQDSYGNHKPWIEIYNSSAATVDIKGCYLTDDLSKLKKYMIPKGDVMTAIKPHQHLLFWADNDPYKGTFHLNFTLDPEVSTIIALVDADGRTIIDSIRIPAGIPADCSYGRLIDGVGEIGDASAWDILPKVTPSTNNIILDSNAKLDRLKESDPLGGIMTLTAMMVVFFGLLVLSFVFWLIGSLSIRISNRRAIEAGAGLRMRSATRAGISGEVTAAICMALSESQNDVHDIENTILTIRRVERKYSPWSSKIYGLRSPIERHMFTSKHDRQ, from the coding sequence ATGAATATTAGCAGGTTTAGCCATATCCTTCTGACTTTGTTTGTCATAGCCTCCGGACAGCTCTTTGCCCAGCAGGCAGCACAGCTTCGCTTGAATGAAGTGATGACCCTGAATGTGCACAACTATCAGGACAGCTATGGCAATCATAAGCCGTGGATTGAAATATACAATTCTTCAGCCGCTACGGTGGATATCAAAGGTTGTTATTTGACCGATGATCTATCCAAGTTGAAGAAGTATATGATTCCCAAAGGAGATGTTATGACTGCGATAAAACCGCATCAGCATCTACTCTTTTGGGCAGATAATGATCCGTACAAAGGAACTTTCCACCTGAACTTCACCCTCGACCCCGAAGTCTCCACCATCATTGCCTTGGTGGATGCAGACGGACGAACGATCATCGATAGCATCCGTATTCCTGCCGGTATACCGGCTGACTGTAGTTACGGGCGTTTGATCGATGGGGTAGGAGAGATAGGGGATGCTTCTGCTTGGGATATATTGCCAAAGGTTACACCAAGCACCAACAACATAATTCTCGATTCGAATGCCAAACTGGATCGATTGAAGGAATCCGATCCTTTAGGCGGTATTATGACACTGACAGCTATGATGGTTGTCTTCTTCGGTCTGTTGGTGCTCTCCTTTGTCTTTTGGCTCATCGGCTCTCTCTCGATTCGGATATCCAATCGTAGAGCTATCGAGGCCGGTGCAGGTCTGCGCATGCGTTCAGCCACCCGCGCCGGTATAAGCGGCGAGGTTACTGCTGCTATCTGTATGGCTTTGAGCGAATCGCAGAATGACGTTCATGATATTGAGAATACCATATTGACTATCCGACGGGTGGAGCGCAAGTATTCACCATGGAGTTCTAAGATATATGGATTGAGATCTCCTATCGAAAGGCATATGTTCACAAGTAAACATGATAGACAATGA
- a CDS encoding biotin/lipoyl-containing protein yields the protein MKEYKYKINGNEYNVVINSIEDGLADIEVNGTPYKVEILAEKKKASKPAIKHPTVTAAPVAAAPVAPAASASASAGGQGTGVKSPLPGVILDVCVKVGDEVKVGQKVAVLEAMKMENNINADRDGKIVAVKVNKGDSILEGSDIVIIG from the coding sequence ATGAAAGAGTATAAATATAAAATCAACGGAAACGAATACAATGTCGTTATCAACAGCATCGAAGATGGATTGGCAGACATCGAAGTTAACGGTACTCCCTATAAGGTGGAAATACTTGCCGAGAAGAAAAAAGCATCGAAGCCTGCAATCAAACATCCGACCGTCACGGCTGCACCTGTAGCAGCTGCACCCGTTGCCCCTGCAGCTTCAGCTTCAGCTTCAGCCGGAGGGCAAGGTACAGGCGTCAAGTCTCCGCTTCCCGGTGTCATCCTTGACGTTTGCGTTAAGGTCGGAGACGAAGTCAAGGTCGGCCAGAAGGTTGCTGTTCTCGAAGCCATGAAGATGGAAAATAATATCAATGCGGATCGAGACGGTAAAATCGTTGCCGTGAAGGTCAACAAAGGCGATTCCATCCTCGAGGGTTCTGATATCGTTATAATCGGCTAA
- a CDS encoding acyl-CoA carboxylase subunit beta, with product MSFQLERVKELIQLREKARLGGGEKRIEAQHQKGKYTARERIAMLLDEGSFEELDMFVKHRCTNFGIDKTQFLGDGVVVGSGTIDGRLVYVFAQDFTVFGGALSEMLASKICKVMELAMRMGAPVIGLNDSGGARIQEGVNALKGYGEIFENNILASGVIPQISAIFGPCAGGAVYSPALTDFTIMSRGTSYMFLTGPKVVKTVTGEDVTQEQLGGADVHASKSGVAHFAVNSEEDGIRLIRHLLSFLPQNNLEEAPYVECDDPIDRLEDSLNEIIPDEANRPYDMYEVIGSIVDHGEFLEVHRDYARNIIVGFARFNGQSVGIVANQPQVMAGCLDSNASRKAARFVRFCDAFNIPLVTLVDVPGFLPGTGQEYNGVITHGAKLLYAYGEATVPKVTVTLRKAYGGAYIVMSSKHLRSDINYAWPSAEIAVMGPSGAVEVIFAKEVAAAENPQQAALEKEEEYRQAFANPYNAASYGYMDDVIEPRNTRFRIIRALEQLRTKKQTIPAKKHDNVPL from the coding sequence ATGAGTTTTCAACTGGAAAGAGTAAAAGAGCTGATCCAATTGCGTGAAAAAGCTCGCCTTGGTGGTGGAGAAAAGAGAATTGAGGCCCAGCACCAAAAAGGTAAATACACCGCTCGTGAACGTATAGCAATGCTGTTGGACGAGGGTAGCTTCGAGGAATTGGATATGTTCGTCAAGCACCGTTGTACCAACTTCGGAATAGACAAGACACAATTCCTCGGCGATGGTGTAGTGGTCGGTAGTGGTACGATCGACGGCCGTTTGGTATATGTTTTCGCACAAGACTTCACCGTATTCGGTGGTGCTCTCTCGGAAATGCTTGCTTCCAAGATCTGTAAGGTGATGGAGCTGGCTATGCGTATGGGTGCTCCTGTGATCGGTCTGAACGATTCGGGCGGTGCACGTATTCAGGAAGGTGTGAATGCTCTTAAAGGATACGGCGAGATTTTCGAAAACAATATCCTTGCTTCCGGTGTGATTCCTCAGATTTCCGCCATTTTCGGCCCATGTGCCGGCGGTGCCGTGTATTCTCCGGCTCTGACAGACTTTACCATCATGTCGCGTGGTACGAGCTATATGTTCCTCACAGGTCCGAAGGTTGTAAAGACCGTAACGGGTGAGGATGTAACGCAGGAGCAGCTTGGAGGAGCAGACGTGCATGCCTCCAAGAGCGGTGTGGCTCACTTTGCAGTTAATAGTGAAGAAGACGGTATCCGTCTGATCCGCCACCTCTTGAGCTTCTTGCCCCAGAACAATCTGGAAGAGGCTCCCTATGTGGAGTGCGATGACCCCATCGATCGTCTGGAAGACTCATTGAACGAAATTATCCCCGACGAGGCTAACCGTCCTTACGATATGTACGAAGTGATCGGATCTATCGTAGACCATGGCGAATTCCTCGAAGTACATCGTGATTATGCCAGGAATATCATCGTTGGTTTTGCTCGCTTCAATGGCCAGAGCGTAGGTATCGTAGCCAACCAACCACAGGTGATGGCCGGCTGTCTCGACTCCAATGCATCGCGTAAGGCAGCTCGTTTCGTCCGCTTCTGCGATGCTTTCAATATTCCTTTGGTTACTCTGGTGGATGTGCCGGGATTCCTGCCGGGTACTGGCCAGGAGTACAATGGTGTGATTACGCACGGAGCCAAGTTGCTCTATGCTTACGGTGAGGCTACTGTGCCTAAGGTAACGGTTACGCTGCGCAAGGCATACGGCGGTGCTTACATCGTGATGAGCTCTAAGCACTTGCGCAGTGACATCAACTATGCATGGCCCTCTGCTGAGATTGCAGTGATGGGTCCGAGCGGAGCTGTAGAAGTAATTTTTGCCAAAGAGGTGGCAGCAGCCGAGAATCCTCAGCAAGCAGCATTGGAAAAGGAAGAAGAATATCGTCAGGCTTTTGCCAATCCGTACAATGCAGCCTCTTACGGCTACATGGATGATGTGATCGAGCCTCGCAATACTCGTTTCCGCATTATTCGTGCTCTTGAACAGCTTCGTACGAAAAAGCAAACTATTCCGGCTAAGAAACACGACAATGTGCCTCTTTAA
- a CDS encoding succinate dehydrogenase/fumarate reductase iron-sulfur subunit has product MDKNINISVKVWRQKGPKEKGHFETYQLQNISQSASFLEMMDILNEQLIKEHKAPVVFDHDCREGICGMCSLYINGHPHGLDDSITTCQLHMRRFDDGDTITIEPWRSAGFPVIRDLMVDRSAYDKIIQSGGFVSVNTGGIPDANAIPISKKNADEAMDAAACIGCGACAAACKNGSAMLFVSAKVSQLALLPQGRIEAARRAKAMVAKMDELGFGNCTNTRACEMECPKNVSISHIARLNREYIVAKNRD; this is encoded by the coding sequence ATGGATAAGAATATCAATATATCGGTTAAGGTTTGGCGTCAGAAGGGACCGAAGGAAAAAGGACACTTCGAGACGTATCAATTGCAAAACATTTCGCAAAGTGCCTCTTTCCTCGAAATGATGGATATCCTGAACGAGCAGTTGATCAAGGAGCATAAAGCTCCGGTGGTGTTCGACCACGACTGTCGCGAAGGTATTTGCGGTATGTGCTCACTCTACATCAACGGTCATCCCCACGGGCTGGACGATAGCATCACCACTTGTCAGCTGCACATGCGTCGTTTCGATGATGGTGATACGATCACGATAGAGCCTTGGCGCTCGGCCGGCTTCCCTGTGATCAGAGACCTCATGGTGGATCGCTCGGCTTATGACAAGATCATTCAGTCCGGCGGATTCGTTTCCGTCAATACGGGGGGTATCCCCGATGCCAACGCTATCCCCATTTCCAAGAAGAATGCGGATGAGGCCATGGATGCAGCGGCTTGTATCGGCTGTGGAGCTTGTGCGGCAGCATGCAAGAACGGTTCGGCTATGCTCTTCGTATCGGCCAAGGTGAGCCAGTTGGCTCTTCTTCCGCAGGGACGTATCGAGGCTGCGCGCCGTGCCAAAGCTATGGTGGCCAAGATGGATGAACTCGGATTCGGGAACTGTACGAATACACGTGCATGTGAAATGGAATGCCCGAAGAACGTATCGATCAGCCACATTGCTCGTCTGAACAGGGAGTACATCGTCGCTAAGAATCGTGACTGA
- the mce gene encoding methylmalonyl-CoA epimerase: MNLSHIEHLGIAVKSIEEALPYYENVLGLKCYSIEEVPDQKVRTAFMMVGQTKLELLEPTSDESPIAKFIEKRGEGIHHIAFCVEDANEALADAASKGIKLIDEKARKGAEGLNIGFLHPKSTMGVLTEVCDHK, encoded by the coding sequence ATGAATTTATCTCACATCGAACATCTCGGTATTGCGGTCAAAAGTATCGAAGAAGCCCTCCCATACTACGAAAATGTATTGGGACTCAAGTGTTACAGCATTGAGGAAGTACCCGACCAAAAGGTGCGTACCGCATTTATGATGGTAGGGCAGACCAAGCTGGAATTGTTGGAGCCGACCTCTGACGAAAGCCCTATTGCCAAATTCATAGAAAAGCGTGGAGAAGGTATCCATCACATTGCTTTTTGTGTGGAAGATGCCAACGAAGCATTGGCCGATGCCGCCTCTAAAGGCATTAAGCTGATCGACGAAAAAGCTCGCAAAGGAGCAGAGGGCTTGAATATCGGTTTCTTGCACCCGAAGAGTACTATGGGTGTGCTGACCGAGGTATGTGATCATAAATAA
- a CDS encoding sodium ion-translocating decarboxylase subunit beta, giving the protein MTGFGSFLANNIEVFLSYTGFANATLGHLVMILVGLLFIFLAIRYEFEPMLLIPIGFGILIGNIPFKDAGLQIGIYEEGSVLNILYQGVTKGWYPPLIFLGIGAMTDFSALIANPKLMLIGAAAQFGIFGAYILALYLGFEPNQAGAIGIIGGADGPTAIFLSSKLAPNLLGAIAVSAYSYMALVPIIQPPIMRLLTTKKERMIRMKPPRAVSTTEKQIFPIVGLLLTTFLVPSGLPLLGMLFFGNLLKESGVTRRLAETARGPLIDVITILLGVTVGASTQATQFLTWNSIKIFILGAFSFIIATMAGVLFVKILNLFLRHKLNPLIGNAGVSAVPDSARISQIEGLKADPTNYLLMHAMGPNVAGVIGSAVAAGILLGFLA; this is encoded by the coding sequence ATGACCGGATTCGGGAGCTTCTTAGCAAACAATATCGAGGTATTCCTCTCTTACACAGGCTTCGCCAATGCCACACTCGGCCACTTGGTGATGATTCTGGTCGGATTGCTATTCATTTTTCTGGCCATCCGGTATGAGTTTGAGCCTATGTTGCTCATTCCGATCGGATTTGGAATCCTCATTGGTAATATCCCCTTCAAAGATGCCGGTCTGCAGATCGGTATTTACGAAGAAGGATCGGTGCTGAATATCCTCTATCAAGGGGTAACTAAAGGATGGTATCCGCCGCTCATATTTTTGGGTATCGGTGCGATGACCGATTTCTCTGCTCTTATCGCTAATCCGAAGCTGATGCTGATCGGTGCGGCAGCACAGTTCGGTATCTTCGGTGCCTACATATTGGCTTTGTACCTTGGGTTCGAACCCAACCAGGCCGGTGCTATCGGTATTATCGGAGGAGCAGATGGGCCTACGGCTATCTTCCTCTCGTCCAAGTTGGCTCCGAACTTGCTGGGTGCCATCGCAGTCTCTGCATACTCCTATATGGCCTTGGTGCCGATCATCCAACCTCCTATTATGCGTCTTCTGACCACGAAGAAGGAGCGTATGATTCGGATGAAACCGCCACGTGCCGTGTCTACTACGGAGAAGCAGATATTCCCGATAGTGGGGCTGCTGCTTACTACTTTTCTTGTGCCTTCAGGTTTGCCCTTGCTGGGAATGCTATTCTTCGGTAATCTTTTGAAAGAGAGCGGTGTTACTCGGCGTTTGGCTGAGACGGCACGTGGCCCGTTGATCGATGTCATTACCATTCTTTTGGGCGTTACGGTGGGAGCTTCTACCCAGGCCACTCAGTTCCTGACATGGAACTCGATCAAGATTTTCATTTTGGGAGCTTTCTCTTTCATCATTGCTACGATGGCCGGTGTTTTGTTCGTGAAGATTCTCAACCTCTTCTTGCGACACAAGCTCAATCCATTGATCGGCAATGCAGGGGTTTCTGCTGTACCCGACTCTGCACGTATTTCACAGATCGAAGGCCTAAAGGCCGATCCGACAAACTACCTGCTGATGCACGCTATGGGGCCTAATGTGGCCGGTGTGATCGGCTCGGCGGTTGCTGCCGGTATCTTACTCGGATTCCTCGCCTAA